One Miscanthus floridulus cultivar M001 chromosome 11, ASM1932011v1, whole genome shotgun sequence DNA window includes the following coding sequences:
- the LOC136490836 gene encoding protein ALP1-like, translating into MFQDYLADNPTYGPDLFRRRFRMNRDLFLRIMNAVEAHDYYFVQKRDATGVLGLSCFQKVTAALRMLTYGVPADATDEYVRIGESTALESLRRFVAAVVEIFEAEYLRHPNEADIARLLALNEKRGFPGMLGSIDCMHWAWKNCPVESQGQYKGHVNKPTIILEVVASHDLWIWHAFFGMPGSHNDINVLHRSPLFDNLAEGIAPEVNYTINGHDYKMGYYLADGIYPPWATLVKSISLPMGNKRKYFAKAQESARKDVERTFGAFQSRFAIVRQPGRVWDTETLALIMRACVIMHNMIVEDERDVDPDERFDYGGENVQPSHGIPTRTLAEFIEAHKKIRDKETHFQLKEDLIEHLWNHHPDLYPMEPAS; encoded by the exons ATGTTTCAAGATTATTTGGCGGATAATCCGACGTATGGTCCAGATTTATTCCGTCGGAG ATTCAGAATGAATAGGGATCTTTTCCTACGCATCATGAATGCTGTTGAAGCACATGATTATTACTTTGTGCAGAAAAGGGATGCGACAGGTGTGCTTGGTCTGAGTTGCTTCCAAAAAGTCACTGCCGCTCTACGTATGCTCACATATGGGGTTCCTGCTGATGCTACAGATGAGTACGTTCGCATTGGCGAAAGCACTGCACTTGAGAGCCTACGTAGGTTTGTTGCTGCAGTTGTTGAAATATTTGAAGCGGAATACCTGAGACATCCCAATGAGGCTGACATAGCACGCTTACTGGCACTCAATGAGAAAAGAGGTTTCCCTGGAATGTTAGGGTCTATCGATTGTATGCATTGGGCATGGAAGAATTGTCCAGTTGAATCGCAGGGTCAGTACAAGGGGCATGTGAACAAGCCAACTATCATTTTAGAAGTTGTTGCGTCTCATGACCTTTGGATATGGCATGCATTTTTTGGGATGCCTGGGTCTCATAATGATATCAATGTCCTTCACCGGTCTCCATTATTTGACAACCTGGCGGAAGGTATTGCTCCAGAGGTGAACTATACTATTAATGGTCACGATTACAAGATGGGTTATTATCTCGCCGATGGTATATATCCCCCCTGGGCTACTTTAGTGAAGTCCATCTCTCTTCCTATGGGTAACAAGAGGAAATACTTTGCCAAAGCGCAAGAATCAGCGAGGAAGGATGTTGAAAGAACTTTTGGGGCTTTTCAATCTAGGTTTGCCATTGTTCGACAACCAGGTCGCGTTTGGGACACAGAGACGCTAGCATTGATCATGAGGGCTTGTGTCATCATGCACAATATGATTGTTGAAGATGAAAGAGATGTGGACCCTGATGAGAGATTCGATTATGGTGGTGAAAATGTGCAACCTTCTCATGGCATTCCTACTCGCACACTAGCTGAATTTATTGAAGCGCATAAAAAGATCCGAGACAAGGAAACACATTTCCAGTTGAAAGAAGACCTCATCGAGCACCTATGGAACCATCATCCTGATCTATATCCTATGGAACCAGCATCATGA
- the LOC136494845 gene encoding uncharacterized protein, translated as MATASTPSNPTNRLRREAAVRAVAALLQWLQKHPAPAPEPIYLIVTLKRAPVRRFEHQLRLPHSPFPSISLVSDRLPAVLPDDIDPLPSSALRSLPAATRRGLILVDRRLRVPGGSSKAAGAKRGVTAPVDLSDPAWAESAREAARRVELRVEGGTCRAVRVGHGAMAREEAVENVVAAVEAAAACVPRKWRNVRALHVKSPESAALPLYSAPGTGGEDNGGDGDVEAAKPEDTPTKEQGRTKRRKKSSVGCN; from the coding sequence ATGGCAACGGCATCCACTCCCTCCAACCCCACCAACCGTCTCCGTCGCGAGGCCGCGGTCCGTGCGGTGGCCGCGCTCCTCCAATGGCTCCAGAAGCACCCTGCCCCGGCGCCGGAGCCCATATACCTCATCGTCACCCTCAAGCGCGCTCCCGTCCGGCGCTTCGAGCACCAACTCCGCCTCCCGCACTCCCCGTTCCCCTCCATCTCCCTTGTCTCCGACCGCCTCCCCGCCGTCCTCCCCGACGACATCGACCCGCTCCCTTCCTCCGCGCTCCGGTCCCTCCCCGCCGCAACGCGGCGCGGCCTGATCCTCGTCGACCGCCGCCTCAGGGTCCCCGGCGGCAGCAGCAAGGCGGCGGGCGCCAAGCGCGGCGTGACCGCGCCCGTGGACCTGTCGGACCCGGCGTGGGCGGAGTCCGCGAGGGAGGCGGCGCGGCGCGTGGAGCTGCGGGTGGAGGGCGGGACCTGCCGCGCCGTGCGCGTGGGGCACGGCGCGATGGCGCGGGAGGAGGCCGTGGAGAACGTGGTGGCCGCggtggaggcggccgcggcgtgcGTACCGCGGAAGTGGCGGAATGTGCGGGCGCTGCACGTGAAGTCCCCCGAATCGGCCGCGTTGCCGCTCTACTCCGCGCCCGGCACCGGCGGCGAGGAcaacggcggcgacggcgacgtggAGGCTGCGAAGCCGGAGGACACGCCGACGAAGGAGCAGGGAAGaacgaagaggaggaagaagagtagCGTGGGCTGTAATTAG
- the LOC136492037 gene encoding glutathione S-transferase T3-like, whose amino-acid sequence MDSHICALALGFAFPLARFSRAIFPSRALAIPSRAAGFPSRETPEGVDGIAPSYIPANPRRTSKGSRPVLPGRPASSSTRLGLRFVQMEGMGFYTGILTSNGTNVPGLDDLNFPLTPHTQQTSNDLPSAFQDDDVVEVQAAEVAGCRRAGKGASHRTKKFDKDEDIVICSAWLNVSKDPIHGANQTRLSFWGRIRAFFDEHKTTKAIRTENSIMHRWLTIQKDVNTYCSCYEKIERRNQSGATIQDMITEASEMYTGVDEEKKSFTLLHCWNRLKDEDKWKTKRIELAEQQKQATKKKQKTTKDSTPNNVQANINDEVQEIAAPSSEDRKRPMGQKRAKEAFRRGGADACIEALDKMWEKKEAFDRERDKEKKERYMASIEVEKASLELEKKRLSNEEKKIEADLLKEEKEIMLADKSSLDQDQLQWLEIMKKKILARHMAN is encoded by the exons ATGGACTCACATATATGCGCGCTTGCGCTCGGCTTCGCATTCCCTCTCGCGCGCTTCTCCCGCGCAATATTTCCCTCTCGCGCGCTCGCTATTCCCTCCCGCGCCGCTGGGTTTCCTTCCCGCGAAACCCCAGAAGGAGTCGACGGGATCGCGCCGTCGTACATTCCCGCGAACCCCAGAAGGACCTCCAAGGGATCACGACCTGTTCTTCCTGGGCGACCAGCATCTTCATCAACGCGGCTAGGGTTGAG ATTCGTTCAAATGGAAGGAATGGGATTCTATACGGGCATACTCACATCAAATGGCACAAACGTTCCTGGCTTGGACGACTTGAACTTTCCACTGACTCCACACACTCAGCAAACTAGTAATGATCTTCCTTCCGCATTTCAAGATGATGATGTTGTGGAAGTGCAGGCAGCTGAAGTTGCTGGTTGCCGTCGTGCTGGAAAGGGTGCGTCACATAGGACAAAAAAATTTGATAAAGACGAAGATATAGTTATATGCTCAGCTTGGTTGAATGTTAGCAAAGATCCCATTCACGGTGCCAATCAAACTCGTTTATCATTTTGGGGTAGAATTCGTGCTTTCTTCGACGAACACAAGACAACTAAAGCTATCAGGACAGAGAACTCTATTATGCATAGGTGGCTCACTATTCAGAAGGATGTGAACACGTACTGTTCATGCTACGAGAAAATTGAGCGTAGGAATCAAAGTGGAGCGACTATCCAAGACATG ATTACTGAAGCATCTGAGATGTACACGGGAGTAGACGAGGAGAAGAAGTCGTTTACTCTTCTACATTGTTGGAACAGGTTGAAGGATGAAGACAAGTGGAAGACAAAAAGGATTGAACTGGCTGAGCAGCAGAAACAAGCCACTAAGAAAAAACAGAAGACTACCAAGGACTCCACGCCGAACAATGTGCAAGCTAACATCAATGACGAAGTGCAAGAGATTGCAGCGCCAAGTTCTGAAGATCGAAAGAGGCCAATGGGTCAGAAGAGGGCAAAAGAAGCTTTTAGGCGAGGAGGCGCTGACGCTTGCATTGAAGCTTTGGACAAGATGTGGGAGAAGAAGGAGGCTTTTGACAGGGAAAGAGATAAGGAGAAAAAGGAGAGGTACATGGCCTCAATTGAGGTAGAGAAGGCTTCACTTGAGCTTGAGAAGAAGCGATTGTCAAATGAAGAGAAAAAAATTGAAGCAGACTTGTTGAAGGAGGAGAAAGAAATCATGTTGGCGGACAAGAGCTCCCTCGACCAGGACCAGCTGCAGTGGCTTGagataatgaagaagaagatccttGCACGACATATGGCAAACTAG